The following are encoded in a window of Telmatobacter sp. DSM 110680 genomic DNA:
- a CDS encoding CRTAC1 family protein, protein MKVRFLIAFLWIAVTLRAGPQMSPTANNLESKAIVSTSSNAKPTNAKSATSSSASRAKSPIHFRDIARQVGLTTMPRTTTERRYIVDTMSGGGVALFDCNNDGKLDIAVVNDSSIDQYLKGGDLMVTLYQQDSNSATTHFTDVTKSSGLLTKRWATGLAVADFDNDGLPDLYVTGYGHNVLYRNMGGCKFQDVTEKAGLAVGGFSAGAAWADYDRDGYVDLFVARYVSTDIRHLPPPTSFAYKGVLVQLPDVMEGETDFLFRNRGDGTFEDVSAKAGVNDPQKLHGMGVAWGDYDGDGWPDLFVTNDDGYNFLYHNLGNGTFEDVGILSGTAAGDNGQIYGNMAVDYGDFDHDGKLDLFVTRYGRQPASLYRNQGGAPFFDIAPKTGIAAKTFAPVKWGTSFGDFDNDGWPDILMASGNFSSLLDNVPEEPRFAEPIQLFRNQGDRTFGEIADASGLNDGPMESRRGTAVGDINNDGNLDVVVFNVGRPPSLFLNDGRNENHRVLIRLVGVKSNRSAIGARVIVTSPSMTQVDEVRAGSSYLSTSDSRLHFGLGNDAVMKKVEVRWPSGQVQEFHDVKADAIYEVKEGEAIRKISSLPSPPNRTP, encoded by the coding sequence ATGAAGGTTCGCTTCCTGATTGCGTTTCTTTGGATCGCGGTGACGCTTCGAGCGGGTCCTCAGATGTCTCCCACAGCTAATAACCTCGAGTCGAAAGCAATCGTCAGCACATCTTCTAACGCGAAACCCACCAATGCAAAATCAGCGACAAGCTCTTCGGCGTCTCGCGCCAAATCACCCATCCATTTTCGCGATATCGCCAGGCAAGTTGGGCTTACCACCATGCCTCGAACGACGACAGAGAGGCGTTATATCGTCGACACCATGAGCGGCGGTGGTGTCGCGCTCTTTGATTGCAATAACGACGGCAAACTCGACATTGCGGTTGTCAATGACTCGTCGATCGACCAATACCTTAAAGGTGGCGATCTGATGGTCACGCTCTATCAGCAGGACAGCAACTCCGCAACGACCCATTTCACAGATGTCACGAAATCTTCGGGCCTGCTTACGAAACGGTGGGCAACAGGTCTTGCAGTTGCCGACTTCGACAATGATGGATTGCCAGACCTCTACGTGACCGGATACGGACACAATGTGCTCTATCGCAATATGGGCGGCTGCAAATTTCAAGACGTTACGGAGAAGGCCGGTTTAGCGGTGGGAGGATTCAGCGCGGGCGCCGCCTGGGCCGACTATGATCGTGACGGTTACGTTGACCTTTTTGTCGCTCGATATGTTTCGACCGATATTCGTCATTTGCCGCCGCCAACTTCTTTCGCCTACAAGGGCGTGCTGGTCCAATTGCCAGATGTGATGGAGGGAGAAACCGACTTTCTCTTCAGAAACCGCGGCGACGGGACCTTCGAAGATGTATCCGCGAAGGCGGGAGTGAATGATCCTCAGAAACTTCACGGGATGGGTGTCGCGTGGGGCGATTACGACGGTGATGGGTGGCCTGATCTTTTTGTAACTAACGACGACGGATATAACTTCCTCTATCACAACCTTGGAAACGGAACCTTTGAGGATGTTGGAATTCTGTCGGGGACCGCAGCGGGAGACAACGGCCAGATCTATGGCAACATGGCCGTCGATTATGGCGATTTCGATCACGACGGCAAGCTTGATCTCTTTGTTACCCGATACGGCCGTCAGCCTGCCAGCCTTTACCGGAACCAGGGTGGAGCTCCGTTTTTTGATATCGCTCCGAAGACGGGGATCGCAGCTAAAACATTCGCACCTGTGAAGTGGGGAACAAGCTTTGGCGACTTTGACAACGATGGATGGCCCGATATCTTGATGGCTTCAGGGAATTTTTCATCGTTGTTGGACAATGTGCCGGAGGAACCACGATTCGCGGAGCCAATTCAACTATTTCGCAATCAGGGCGACCGAACCTTCGGTGAAATTGCAGATGCCTCCGGCCTGAATGACGGGCCCATGGAATCGCGACGCGGCACTGCTGTTGGAGATATCAATAATGATGGCAACCTCGACGTTGTTGTCTTCAATGTTGGGCGGCCGCCGTCCCTGTTTCTCAACGACGGTCGTAACGAAAACCACCGAGTGCTTATCCGGCTTGTAGGCGTGAAGAGCAACCGGTCCGCGATCGGGGCGCGCGTCATTGTAACGAGTCCGTCGATGACGCAAGTGGATGAAGTCCGCGCGGGAAGTAGTTACCTGTCTACAAGCGATTCGCGCTTACACTTCGGCCTGGGCAACGATGCCGTGATGAAGAAGGTTGAGGTGCGGTGGCCAAGCGGGCAGGTTCAGGAATTTCACGATGTGAAAGCAGACGCCATTTACGAAGTCAAAGAAGGTGAAGCCATACGAAAGATCTCCTCGCTTCCTTCGCCTCCCAACCGTACACCATAA
- a CDS encoding tyrosine-type recombinase/integrase, with protein MKLKPTTRPGAEPYWCAISRGLAIGYRKGTNGGTWIARHFAVGTGRRKASLGVADDHEDADGIRVLSFDQAQERARTWVSRMVQEENGEIASGPYTVAEAMADYVNDRFKVKRKPQNRTKAIINAHIIPALGHIDVSKLRIGTVKAWRDSLAEKPPRLRTKRGKKQAYRGFDEGDVDAMRKRQATANRILTVLKAALNFAKSEGRIGTDLAWKDAKPFRKVDVPKIRFLTDDEVKSLISHCEPDFALLVKGALLTGARYGELTALRVENVDLGGQQIYVAESKNGDSRYVDLNNEGVELFRQVIAGRDAKEHVFVRSNSKPWKTSEQFRPMNAACEAAKIEECTFHILRHTYASHAVMAGLPIAVLAEHLGHKDTRITERHYAHFSQGYRQMMVRQKAPGFGF; from the coding sequence GTGAAACTGAAGCCCACCACAAGACCAGGGGCGGAGCCGTATTGGTGTGCCATCTCTAGGGGGCTTGCAATCGGCTACAGAAAAGGCACGAACGGCGGAACATGGATCGCTCGGCACTTCGCCGTCGGAACAGGCAGGAGGAAGGCATCTTTAGGCGTCGCTGACGATCACGAGGATGCTGATGGTATTCGCGTCCTGTCATTCGACCAAGCACAAGAACGCGCACGGACATGGGTTTCTCGGATGGTGCAAGAGGAAAACGGCGAGATTGCCAGCGGTCCGTATACGGTAGCAGAAGCAATGGCGGATTATGTGAACGACCGTTTCAAAGTGAAGCGCAAGCCACAGAACCGCACGAAGGCAATAATCAATGCGCACATTATCCCAGCCCTCGGACACATCGATGTGTCCAAGCTGAGAATCGGAACAGTGAAGGCATGGCGCGACAGTCTTGCAGAGAAACCCCCACGGCTCAGGACGAAGCGGGGGAAGAAGCAAGCGTACCGGGGATTTGACGAAGGTGATGTAGACGCCATGCGCAAGCGTCAAGCCACGGCGAACCGGATTCTCACTGTGCTCAAGGCTGCTTTGAATTTCGCAAAATCAGAAGGTCGCATCGGAACTGATCTTGCTTGGAAAGATGCGAAGCCGTTTCGTAAGGTTGACGTACCAAAAATTAGATTCCTCACGGATGATGAGGTGAAGTCTCTCATAAGCCACTGTGAGCCGGACTTTGCATTGCTAGTCAAAGGGGCGTTACTGACTGGTGCGAGATATGGTGAATTGACCGCGCTCCGGGTTGAAAACGTCGATTTAGGTGGACAACAAATCTACGTTGCGGAAAGCAAAAATGGTGACTCTCGCTATGTTGATTTGAATAATGAGGGGGTCGAATTGTTTAGGCAAGTAATCGCAGGACGAGACGCCAAAGAACATGTGTTCGTTCGTAGCAACTCAAAGCCGTGGAAGACATCGGAGCAATTCAGGCCAATGAACGCGGCATGTGAAGCTGCGAAAATCGAAGAGTGTACGTTTCATATACTCAGACACACTTACGCAAGCCATGCTGTAATGGCAGGTCTGCCCATCGCGGTCTTGGCGGAACATCTCGGACACAAGGACACACGAATCACAGAACGACATTATGCGCATTTCTCGCAGGGATACAGACAGATGATGGTAAGACAGAAGGCGCCGGGGTTTGGCTTTTAA
- a CDS encoding VapE domain-containing protein → MNTTLETIDEAFEVALADVKQEEFDKLKASIAIAKGDGTFSTRYRKRWKDHVREFIETPIADDVLRWAKQEWNLSDAELQPVYNKLDVITKLGKYPEDADDFVRLYVCAERITVRLDSIQNPGRKDGACSMSDLINDLYAFVHDYSLRYAERRIEVAAEKWHRDEVIDCLKEILASLTSAEAQDPNSEMHKAATEQWAKFIGIIDKNPATREQTLAVFKHWVWNIKRVMNPMKLISTKDPMMIVLTGRTGNGKSTAVETFLSPLQRGGYTKTEFDKLVDPNYYMQCATIPVAFLDEMAKLEKVDKERLKGFITDDYSSARKMYTQQVDKKRKIIQLIGASNWSMEIINTDTTSARRFYEVETPNDMKQAHPDWMYSIDWLLLWQSVDASGADPMTKSISEAVSMRQHNEQRKKNYVEDWIWANRVKNTYTGQEAYDLWLKWAETNDRYWFTHASSVDFGRKLKAIDGVRNSRNGKGIKYVIDVDFSVVDDGTLI, encoded by the coding sequence ATGAACACTACATTGGAGACGATTGATGAAGCATTTGAAGTTGCACTGGCGGATGTGAAGCAGGAGGAGTTCGACAAACTGAAGGCTTCGATTGCGATTGCGAAGGGGGACGGCACATTCTCGACGCGATACAGAAAGCGATGGAAGGACCATGTGCGAGAGTTCATTGAAACGCCTATTGCGGATGATGTGCTTCGATGGGCAAAGCAGGAATGGAACCTCTCGGATGCGGAGTTACAGCCGGTATACAACAAACTTGATGTCATCACGAAACTCGGCAAGTATCCAGAAGATGCAGACGACTTTGTAAGGCTGTATGTGTGCGCCGAAAGAATCACCGTTCGCCTTGACTCGATTCAGAATCCCGGCCGAAAAGATGGAGCTTGCTCGATGAGCGACTTGATCAATGATCTTTATGCATTCGTACACGACTACTCTCTGAGATACGCCGAAAGACGGATTGAGGTCGCAGCAGAGAAATGGCACAGGGACGAGGTAATCGACTGCCTGAAAGAGATTCTGGCTTCTCTGACATCAGCAGAGGCACAGGACCCAAATTCGGAAATGCACAAAGCAGCAACCGAGCAATGGGCAAAGTTCATTGGCATAATCGATAAAAACCCCGCGACACGAGAGCAGACATTGGCGGTTTTCAAGCATTGGGTTTGGAACATCAAACGAGTCATGAACCCGATGAAGCTCATATCCACGAAAGACCCGATGATGATTGTTCTCACTGGCAGAACAGGAAACGGTAAATCGACGGCAGTCGAGACTTTCCTTTCACCATTGCAACGAGGTGGATACACAAAGACTGAATTTGACAAGCTCGTAGACCCGAACTATTACATGCAGTGCGCAACAATTCCAGTCGCCTTTCTGGATGAGATGGCGAAGCTGGAGAAGGTTGACAAGGAGCGTCTGAAAGGATTCATCACTGATGACTATTCCTCGGCTCGAAAGATGTACACGCAACAGGTGGATAAAAAGAGAAAGATTATTCAGTTGATTGGCGCTTCGAACTGGTCAATGGAAATCATCAATACCGACACAACCTCCGCACGTCGATTTTACGAAGTAGAGACGCCGAACGACATGAAACAGGCTCACCCTGATTGGATGTACAGCATCGACTGGCTTCTGCTGTGGCAGTCTGTTGATGCCAGTGGAGCAGACCCGATGACCAAAAGCATCAGTGAGGCAGTCTCAATGCGCCAGCACAATGAGCAGCGTAAGAAGAACTACGTTGAAGACTGGATTTGGGCAAATAGGGTGAAGAACACGTACACAGGGCAGGAGGCATACGATCTCTGGCTGAAATGGGCTGAGACGAACGACAGGTATTGGTTCACTCACGCAAGCAGTGTTGATTTTGGTCGAAAGCTGAAGGCAATCGATGGAGTAAGAAACAGCAGGAACGGAAAGGGAATTAAATACGTGATTGATGTGGACTTCTCTGTTGTCGATGACGGGACACTGATCTGA